CAGCCCGGGCCGCGACTTCCTGACCGTCCCGATCACCACGGCCGGCGGCGAGGTGGTCCGAACCACGTTCTTCGTCTGCTACGACCTGCGGTTCGCCGACGAGTTCTGGGCCACCGCGGCCGACACCGACCTCTACGTCGTGGTCGCCAACTGGCCACGCGCCCGCCGACGTCACTGGCAGACCCTGCTGACCGCCCGCGCGATCGAGAACCAGGCCTACGTTGCTGCCTGCAACCGGGTGGGGACCGACGGCAACGACATCGAGTACTCGGGCGACTCCATGGTCATCGACCCGCTCGGCTACGCGCTGGCGACCGGTGCGATGACCCACACCCTGGTCCTGGCCGACGTCGACCCCGCCGAGGTGGCTGACGTGCGGACCCGGTTCCCGTTCATGGCCGATCGTCGCTGAGCCCGGGCGGACTGGAGGACGCTGCTCCTCCCTCGTCGGGCTCCTGCGCCCTCTCGGTGACCCAGCCACGGGCCCATTTGATGGCCTCCGCCACGGGCATGGCCGGGGCGAACCCCCAGCCCTGGCCATGTGTGGCCCCGAGCTCGGTCAGCTGGGCGATCTGCTCGTCGGTCTCCAGTCCCTCGGCGACCACCGGCAGGCCGAGCTGCTCGGTCATGTGCAGCACACCACGCAGCACCGCGAGGCCGGTGGGTGTCTCCGTGGCGCCGGTGGTGATGGTTCGGTCGAGCTTGAGCTGGTCCAGCGGGAAGGTGCCCAGGTAGCTCAAGGAGGAGTAACCGGTCCCGAAGTCGTCCAGGCTGATGCCGATGCCGCGGTGGTGGAGGGCCTGGAGGGTCGCGCGGCCCTGTCCCGCGGGGTCGAGCAGGATGCCCTCGGTGACCTCGATCACGAGGGCGCTGGCCGGCAGGTCGTAGCGGCGGAGGACCTGGTCCACCGTGCTCATGAACTCTGCCCGGGCGAGCTGCAGCGGGGAGGTGTTGACGGCCACCTTCACCGGTGTGCCGAGCAGGTCCCGCATCCAGGCGATCGCCTGGCACGACAGCTCGAGCACCACGTTGCCGAGCTCCACGATGAGCCCCGTCTCCTCGGCGACATGCACGATCCGGTCGGGACGGACCCATCCGCGAACGGGGTGTTCCCAGCGCAGCAACGCCTCGAACGACGACGGCCGGTTGGTCGCGAGGTCCATGATCGGCTGGAGGTGGACCTCGATCAGCCCCGAACGGAGAGCGCTGCGCAGGTCGCTCTCCAGCAGCAGGCGTTCGACGGCGGCATCACCCATCTCGTCGTCGAAGAGGACGACGCGGTTCCGTCCGCCGGTCTTCGCCTCGTACAGCGCCGCATCGGCGTCGCGCAGCACGTCCTCGGCCGCCTTGCCGCTGTCGACCACGGTCGCGATGCCGATGCTGGCCGTGACGGTCAGCTCGTAGCCGGCCACGACGATCGACTGGTTGAGCGCGGCAACCATGGCGTCGGCGACCACGGCCGGTCCGGGGCCCTCCTCGACGTAGGGAGCGAGGACCACGAACTCGTCACCGCCGAACCGGCTGAGTGTCGTGTGGCTCGGCAGCGCATCGACCCAGCGCTTGGCGACGGCCGCGATCAGCAGGTCTCCGGTGTGGTGGCCGAGGCTGTCGTTGACGACCTTGAGGCGGTCGAGGTCGCAGTAGAGGACCGAGATCGGATGTGTGGGGGAGGCATGGCGCAGCGCGGTCCGCAGGTCGGTCACCAGCGTCGCACGGCTCGGCAGGCCGGTGAGCGGATCGAACAGGGCCAGCCGCTCGAGCTCCTGCTCGGCCTTGCGTCGATCGGTGACGTCCCGGAAGGTCACGACCATGCCGTGCACATCGGGGTCACCGCGTCGGTCGACGACGGCTGCGTTGATCCAGGCCGTCCGGCCGTCCGGCAGTCGCACCCTGCCCTCCCACGGCGTCGAACTGCCCGGGTGTGCGAGCGCGCCCTCCATCGCGGCCAGGGCGCTGGCTCGATCGCTCTCGTGCACCAGGTCCAGCAGGCGGGTCCCGGCCATCTCGGAGGTCCCAACCGGCATCCCGGCCACCGCCCCGACCACCTCGGTCACCAGGCCGTGGTCGTTGCAGATCACGACCTGGTCGGCGACGTCCCCGAGGAGGGTCTGCAGGCGGCGGCGGTCGCTGTCGACGGCGTCGACGAGCGTCCTGTGCTCGTGGGTCACGCGGGCGGCACGCCATGTCAGCAGGCCGACGGCGAGCACCAGGGAAGCGGCTGCCGGTGGGGCCAGCCCGCCGCGCAGGGCAACCGCGACGACCGTGGCGAAGCAGGCTGTCCAGACCGGGGTCAGGCGCCAGCGGTCCCACGTCCGCGCCAACGACGAACGCGCCGGACGACGAGCCATCGCAGGGGAACGAGAACGCATGCCCACTGGATCGTCCTCGAGGTGGGGGACTTGAGGTTCAGGAGCGGAGTTCGGGCGACACGGTCAGCCGTGGCGCGGCAGGCGTGCCATCCGCACACCTGGTCAACGCCCAGGCGAGGGCCTCGTCGGGGTCCATGGCACGTGCGTAGTGCCACCCCTGACCCAGCGTGGCACCCAGTCGGCTGAGGCGTCGCACGTCGGCGAGGTTCTCGAGTCCTTCCGCCACGACCGGCAGACCGAGGTTCTCGGTGATCTGGATGATGCCGGCCAGCACGGCGGCACCCGTCACCGTCGCGGCGGTGCCCGTCACCAGGGTCCTGTCCAGCTTCAGCTGGTCCAGCGGGAAGGTCCCGAGGTAGCTGAGCGAGGAGTAGCCCGTCCCGAAGTCGTCCAGGCTGATGGAGACGCCCTGCATGTGCAGGTCCCGCAGGGTCCCCCTTGCGAGTCCCTCCTCGTCGAGCAGGATGCTCTCGGTGACCTCCAGCACCAGCGCGTCGGCCGGCAGCCCGTGGCGATCGAGTGTCGCGCGGACCGTGTCACCGAAGTCGGGCCGCAGCAGCTGAAGGGCGGAGGTGTTCACCGCCACCCGGATGGATTCGCCGGTCATGCGCCGTATCCGCGCGATGGCCTCGCACGCCAGGTCCAGGACCAGCTCGCCGAGCGGGATGATCAGCCCGGTCTCCTCCGCGAGGGAGATGATGGTCGGGGCCGGCACCGATCCCCGTTCCTCGGTGCGCCAGCGCACGAGGGCTTCGAAGGACTCCGGGATCCCAGTCGCCAGCTCGACGATGGGCTGCAGGTGGACCTCGACGCCCCCGGTGCGCAGGGCCGTCCTGAGCTCCTGCTCGAGGTGCAGCCGCTCGAGCACCCGTCGGCGCATCGCCGGGTCGAACTCCTTGATCTGGTTGCGTCCCGCGGCCTTGGCTTCGTACATCGCCGCGTCGGCGTCCCGTAGGGCCTCGTCGACCGTGGCGCCGGCGACGGTGAGCGTGGTCACGCCGATGGAGGCACCCACCGTCATCTCGTGGTCAGCGATCTGCAGCGGCAGCCGGAGGTCACGCAGCAGCGTCTCGGCGAACTCCATCGCGTCGAGGCGACCCCGTTCGTGGGGATAGCACACGACGAACTCGTCCCCGCCGAAGCGGCTGAGGGTCGCGCGGGGCGGCAGCAGCGCAGTCCACCGGTCGGCGACGGCCGCGATCACCTCGTCCCCGACGTGATGTCCGAGGCTGTCGTTCACGAGCTTCAGTCGGTCCAGGTCGCAGTACAGCAGCGACACCGGACAGGTCTCCGAGGCGGTCTCGAGCTGCTCGGCAGCGATCGACCGGAGCGTCTCGCGGCTGGCCAGGCCCGTGAGCTGGTCGTACATCGCCCGTCGTCGCAGGTCCTCCTGGGCCAGCCGACGATCGGTGATGTCCCTGAAGGTGACGACCAGCCCACCGACCGTGGGATCGTCGAACCGGTCGACCATCGTGCCCTCGATCCACCGGACCACGTCGCCGAAGCGAAGCCGCAGCTCCTGGGTCTCCGACACGCCGGGCTGTCGGGCCGCCCGGGCCATGCCCTCGTGCATCCTCGCCACTTCGTCGGGGTGGACGGTGTCCAGCAGGCACGTGCCCACGATCGCCGACGGGCCGTCGTCCTCGGCCCGTCCGACATGACGGGTCACCACGAACTCGCGGTCCACGATCAAGATCTGGTCCTGGACGTCGTGCAGCAGTGTGCGCAACCGTTCGCGGTCCATCCCCAGGCGCATGTTGAGCGACCGTTCGTGGCGAACCATGCCCACGATGCGGGTCATCAGCGTCAGTCCGGCCACGAAGACCAGGGCGACCTCGACGATGTCGAGCCCAGCCTCCGGCCGGAACCGCCTGACGACGGTGTGCACGACGTAGCTGGAGATGGTCGCCGCCATCGGTGCCCACCAGCGCAGGGTCATCGGTTCACGGTCGACGGCGGGTCGGTATCCGCTCGCCGCGACCCACACGACCCCGACGAGCGCGATGCCACCGGCGAGCATGAGCCCTGTCCCCGCCGCGTCGTCGGCGTAGGCGCCCCCGGTCAGGCTGTCGGGAGAGACGATGATCGCCACGGCCTCCAGGGAGAACCCGAGGGCCATCATCCAGCGCACGCGGTTGATGTGTCCGCCGCGGCCGGTCAGCAGGGCCAGGGTCGCCACCGCGAACACGAAGCAGACGAACCCGAGGGGTACCAGCGACGGAAGCTCGAAGGTCTCGCCCGGCGGGGGCTGGAAGCGCATCTCCCAGGCCCAGAACGTGGCGGACACCGCCACCAGCGCGCTGTCGAGCAGGTCCTCGCGGCGGGCGTGGCGCAGCCCGAGGAGCGACGGCACGGCCCAGGCCACGAGCGGCACCCCGGCGAGCAGCACCACCAGGTACCCGGCCCTCGTGTCACCCAGCAGCAGGGTGTCGGACCCACCGGCCAGCAACGACAGGCCGAGTCCGACCCCGTAGGCACCCCACGCCCGAGCGTCGTCGATCCTCCGCCTGACGCAGACGACCGCGGCCGTGATGCAGAGCACGCCGAGCAGGAGGATCATGGCGGCGTAGCTGCCGCGCACGACGCCCGCGGACGCGAAGGCCCGCAGGACGAAGGCGGCGACGAGCACGACCACGCCGAGGACCCACAGCCAGCGCTGGCCGTTCCTCGAGCGTTCCTCGGACTCTTCTGTTGTCCCCGGGCCCCGTTCGCCCCAGCGACGTTGGTACGTCATGCCCAGCCAATCGGCGGTCGACCAGTCGATGTGAGGGACAGGACAGGGACGAACGGGGGCGTCCCCGGCATCAGCCGATGACGAAGCCCTCCGGGAGCCGGTTGGATCCGTCGACCATGACCCGTGTGGGGACGTCGGAGTCCATCCAGGTGATGTCGTCGTCGGCCAGGTCGGGGGCCGTGGACTGGGCGTCGTTCTGCCATGTCATCAGGTTGTCCAGGAGGGTGTACCCGTGGTCGGTCAGGCCGTAGCTGGACAGGCCGTGGGGGTGGAAGTAGGCGGTCGTCGGGAAGGTCAGCACCGACGCGAACGTCCTGACGACACCTGCGCCGACCGGGATCTCCGCGATCGAGGCCAGGTCGTCGGCACCGTCGGTGGTGGTCACCACGGTGCCGTCCACGCCCGCGAGGGCCTGGGTCGTGATGCCCCAGTTCGGCATGTTGTCCTCGCCGTCCTCGATGGAGTAGCCGATGGGCAGGGGCTCGGCGGTCTGTCGCCGGCCGCCGGCACCCTCGGCCGCACCCGGGTTGTTGGTCCCGGCCGCCAGCGGGTGGTCGTAGCCGTTGGAGAACACGGCGTGTCCGGCGTAGACCCCTTCGACGGCCACGTCGTCCAGCGTCAGCCCGATGTCCATGAAGGCCACGGCCTGCACGGCGTCGTCGGTCAGCACCACGTTGCCGCCCTGGCGGGCGAAGTCGGCCAGGCGCGCACCCATCGTCTGGGCGTCGCTGGCGGTGTAGGTGGTCGCCGGCAGGTCCAGCAGCCCCTGGCTGTAGGTCTCGTAGGTGTCGAGGTCGGTCACGAAGCCGGGCAGGAACGCCCCGTCGACCGCGATCACGGTGTCGAAGTCCGACAGGTCGCGCTCACCCGACAGGACCTCGTCGACGTCGACCGCGGTCAGGGTCGTCCCGCGGGCCAGGTAGGGCTCCAGCTCGGTGAAGAAGTCCATGTTGGACACGTCGAACGCCGCCTGGACGGGGTCGTCCCACACCGGTGCGGTCGAGATCTCGACCTCGTAGCCGATCCGCATCGGCTGGAGGGTGTTGGCGATCACGCGGTAGCGGCCGTCGGCCGGGTAGTTCCAGTCGGAGTGGTCACCGGCGACGCGGTAGACCGCCCCGTCGGAGCCGTAGGTCGGCCGTTCGACCCAGCGCTGGGTGGCGTCGTCGAAGCGCTGGACCCGCACCTCGCCCACGTGGACGGACTGGTGGGTCACGTTCTGGAACCGCACGCTGCCGGAGATGCCGGCCACGTAGTACTGGGTGTCCAGCGGACCGAGCTCGCTGCCGTCGTTGTCGACGGTGAACTCCGCCAGCACGGTGTCTCCGGTCCCCGTCATCGTCGTGCCCGCGATGTCGGGCATGTCCACGGCGTCGGCGGGCGTCGGCCGCACCGTCACGCCGGGGTCGACCAGCCGTCGTGGGTTGACGAGGTAGCCGACGTTGGTGCCGTCGAGGTCGAACCGGCCGTCGACCGGCTCGAGCTCGAAGTTCAGCATCGAGTAGATCAGGCCCTTGTTGCCGTCGACGTGCAGCTGCTCGGCTTCGGCCACGTAGCAGGTGCCCACACCGCAGTTGCCGAGGTGAGAGAGCATCATCTCGTTGTCGATGCCGTCGGCGTCGAGGCCGATCGGCGAGTCGATCCAGTTGCCCAGCGCACCGGTGGCGGTGTACTCGATCGTGTCCCAGATCGTGCCGTACTGCACGCCGTAGGAGCGCTGGTCGCACTGCTCGCCCGGCGGCAGGTGGGTGTCACCGTTGGGCAGGACCCCGGCGAACTCCACGCACTGCTCGGGGGCGTCGTTGGGCTTGATGATGGGTGACCAGGCCAGCCGGGTCTCGGCGTCGCGCCACGCCTGCTCGACGAACTCCATGATCCGTTCGTTCTCGTCGTAGGGTCGCTGCGACCCACCGAGCAGCGTGTAGGAGAAGGCGTTGGCCTCGACCATGCCGTGCAGGTCGATGCCGCCGGTCCACTCGTCGCTGACCGACTGCAGGGCCCGACCGATGCTGCGGGACTCGCTCTCCGACCACGGGGTGAAGGACGGGTCGGTGTAGCCGATCTCCGGCCAGTCGCGGTTGAGGTCCATGCCGTTGCCGTTGAAGCGCTGGAAGGCGGTGCTGCCCTCCTGCACGTCGCCACGGGTCCACCCGTCGGGGTTGGGCAGGACGAAGTAGCTGACCGAACGCATCATGACCTCGCCGACCGGCAGGTTGCGGGCCAGGCGGCCGCCCTCGGTGGCGATCTCGGCGCCCTCGGTCTCCAGCAGCAACCGCTCGGGCTCCTGCGAGGCCCACGTGGCCAGGTCCTCGATCGCCCGGATGCCCCCCTCGGCCCCCGCACGTTCGATGCCGTGGATCGACAGCGCCCAGGCGAAGTGGTCGCGCTCGGCCATCGGCACCGGGGCGACCGCATCGCCCAGCAGGCGTGCGTTCTCCGGCGCGGTGACCCGCACCATGTACAGCGGCCGTTCGTCGCGGCCGCCCAGCTCGGTGCCGTTGCCCTCGGAGTGCCCGTCGCCGAGCTCCTCCTGCAGGACGTCGTCGAACTCGTCGGTGCGGGACAGGTCGATCAGGTCGACGAAGTCACGCGTGACGTCGAGCTCGTCGGCCATGAACCGCAGGCCGGCGATGGTCTCCTCGAAGCCGAGGTAGTGGCGGGCGGCGCAGACGGCGTTGCCCTTGGCGAACGGCGACCCGACGCCCGGGTGCGGGGTGTCCTCACCGAGGCCGTTGGCCCAGTACGCCTGCGGGTCCGGGAAGACCCGACCGCACAGGGCGTAGGTCTCGGGGTTGTCGGCCACGGGGCTCGCGACGGCCGCCGGGGTCGACGTGGCCAACGGCGCGAGGGCCACGAGGACCGCCAGCGCGGCGATGAGCGCCAGGGACCGGATGCGCCCGGTACCGGAGAGGATGGATGTGCCCGCCATGTCGATGTCTCGCTTCGGCTCGTCGATCGATGTCGAGCCGGGAGTTCGACGTGGCGGGGCCGTTCTCCTGCCTGTTCTCCCGTCGGGATCAGGCGGCGTCGAGCGCGTCCTGCAGCAGCTTTCGGATGATCACGCGGAGGGCAAGCACCTCGTCGGCGCCCTCGAAGATCGACAGCACCCGGGCGTCGACGAAGTAGCGGCTGACCGCGTACTCCTCGGCGTAGCCGAACCCACCGTGGACCTGCATGGCCTCGCGGGTGACCCATTCGGCGGCCAGGCAGCTGAACGCCTTGACCATGGACGCCTCCATCTGGCCGGACCCGCTACCGAGCAGCTGCGCCGAGCGGTAGGAGAAGGTCCGGGACGCGGCGATGATGGCCGCCATGCGCCCCAGCTTGGCCTTGGTCAGGCCGTAG
This genomic stretch from Euzebya rosea harbors:
- a CDS encoding putative bifunctional diguanylate cyclase/phosphodiesterase produces the protein MRSRSPAMARRPARSSLARTWDRWRLTPVWTACFATVVAVALRGGLAPPAAASLVLAVGLLTWRAARVTHEHRTLVDAVDSDRRRLQTLLGDVADQVVICNDHGLVTEVVGAVAGMPVGTSEMAGTRLLDLVHESDRASALAAMEGALAHPGSSTPWEGRVRLPDGRTAWINAAVVDRRGDPDVHGMVVTFRDVTDRRKAEQELERLALFDPLTGLPSRATLVTDLRTALRHASPTHPISVLYCDLDRLKVVNDSLGHHTGDLLIAAVAKRWVDALPSHTTLSRFGGDEFVVLAPYVEEGPGPAVVADAMVAALNQSIVVAGYELTVTASIGIATVVDSGKAAEDVLRDADAALYEAKTGGRNRVVLFDDEMGDAAVERLLLESDLRSALRSGLIEVHLQPIMDLATNRPSSFEALLRWEHPVRGWVRPDRIVHVAEETGLIVELGNVVLELSCQAIAWMRDLLGTPVKVAVNTSPLQLARAEFMSTVDQVLRRYDLPASALVIEVTEGILLDPAGQGRATLQALHHRGIGISLDDFGTGYSSLSYLGTFPLDQLKLDRTITTGATETPTGLAVLRGVLHMTEQLGLPVVAEGLETDEQIAQLTELGATHGQGWGFAPAMPVAEAIKWARGWVTERAQEPDEGGAASSSPPGLSDDRP
- a CDS encoding nitrilase-related carbon-nitrogen hydrolase gives rise to the protein MRVAAIQSDLEWEDHETNRRRLADRMWAAAAAGAHLVVLPEMFPTGFSMNAEEIAEDHDGESVQWLADQASTHGLHVCGSISMRSPGYDKPTNTLVVAGPDGEIGRYAKIHPFSFAGETEHYSPGRDFLTVPITTAGGEVVRTTFFVCYDLRFADEFWATAADTDLYVVVANWPRARRRHWQTLLTARAIENQAYVAACNRVGTDGNDIEYSGDSMVIDPLGYALATGAMTHTLVLADVDPAEVADVRTRFPFMADRR
- a CDS encoding putative bifunctional diguanylate cyclase/phosphodiesterase, which codes for MTYQRRWGERGPGTTEESEERSRNGQRWLWVLGVVVLVAAFVLRAFASAGVVRGSYAAMILLLGVLCITAAVVCVRRRIDDARAWGAYGVGLGLSLLAGGSDTLLLGDTRAGYLVVLLAGVPLVAWAVPSLLGLRHARREDLLDSALVAVSATFWAWEMRFQPPPGETFELPSLVPLGFVCFVFAVATLALLTGRGGHINRVRWMMALGFSLEAVAIIVSPDSLTGGAYADDAAGTGLMLAGGIALVGVVWVAASGYRPAVDREPMTLRWWAPMAATISSYVVHTVVRRFRPEAGLDIVEVALVFVAGLTLMTRIVGMVRHERSLNMRLGMDRERLRTLLHDVQDQILIVDREFVVTRHVGRAEDDGPSAIVGTCLLDTVHPDEVARMHEGMARAARQPGVSETQELRLRFGDVVRWIEGTMVDRFDDPTVGGLVVTFRDITDRRLAQEDLRRRAMYDQLTGLASRETLRSIAAEQLETASETCPVSLLYCDLDRLKLVNDSLGHHVGDEVIAAVADRWTALLPPRATLSRFGGDEFVVCYPHERGRLDAMEFAETLLRDLRLPLQIADHEMTVGASIGVTTLTVAGATVDEALRDADAAMYEAKAAGRNQIKEFDPAMRRRVLERLHLEQELRTALRTGGVEVHLQPIVELATGIPESFEALVRWRTEERGSVPAPTIISLAEETGLIIPLGELVLDLACEAIARIRRMTGESIRVAVNTSALQLLRPDFGDTVRATLDRHGLPADALVLEVTESILLDEEGLARGTLRDLHMQGVSISLDDFGTGYSSLSYLGTFPLDQLKLDRTLVTGTAATVTGAAVLAGIIQITENLGLPVVAEGLENLADVRRLSRLGATLGQGWHYARAMDPDEALAWALTRCADGTPAAPRLTVSPELRS
- a CDS encoding M14 family zinc carboxypeptidase, with amino-acid sequence MAGTSILSGTGRIRSLALIAALAVLVALAPLATSTPAAVASPVADNPETYALCGRVFPDPQAYWANGLGEDTPHPGVGSPFAKGNAVCAARHYLGFEETIAGLRFMADELDVTRDFVDLIDLSRTDEFDDVLQEELGDGHSEGNGTELGGRDERPLYMVRVTAPENARLLGDAVAPVPMAERDHFAWALSIHGIERAGAEGGIRAIEDLATWASQEPERLLLETEGAEIATEGGRLARNLPVGEVMMRSVSYFVLPNPDGWTRGDVQEGSTAFQRFNGNGMDLNRDWPEIGYTDPSFTPWSESESRSIGRALQSVSDEWTGGIDLHGMVEANAFSYTLLGGSQRPYDENERIMEFVEQAWRDAETRLAWSPIIKPNDAPEQCVEFAGVLPNGDTHLPPGEQCDQRSYGVQYGTIWDTIEYTATGALGNWIDSPIGLDADGIDNEMMLSHLGNCGVGTCYVAEAEQLHVDGNKGLIYSMLNFELEPVDGRFDLDGTNVGYLVNPRRLVDPGVTVRPTPADAVDMPDIAGTTMTGTGDTVLAEFTVDNDGSELGPLDTQYYVAGISGSVRFQNVTHQSVHVGEVRVQRFDDATQRWVERPTYGSDGAVYRVAGDHSDWNYPADGRYRVIANTLQPMRIGYEVEISTAPVWDDPVQAAFDVSNMDFFTELEPYLARGTTLTAVDVDEVLSGERDLSDFDTVIAVDGAFLPGFVTDLDTYETYSQGLLDLPATTYTASDAQTMGARLADFARQGGNVVLTDDAVQAVAFMDIGLTLDDVAVEGVYAGHAVFSNGYDHPLAAGTNNPGAAEGAGGRRQTAEPLPIGYSIEDGEDNMPNWGITTQALAGVDGTVVTTTDGADDLASIAEIPVGAGVVRTFASVLTFPTTAYFHPHGLSSYGLTDHGYTLLDNLMTWQNDAQSTAPDLADDDITWMDSDVPTRVMVDGSNRLPEGFVIG